The following is a genomic window from Clostridium fungisolvens.
TATGTTTTTACTTATAATACCTACTACACTATTTGAACATAAATATAAATTATATTCACGCATATTTATGATGCCAGTTATAAGCTCAATTATAATCCTAATTGCTTTCTATTATCCAAGGATATCAATAATACTGTTTATAGGCCTACCAGTTGCATCTTCTGTTTTAAATCTATTGTTTGAGGTAGACCCACAACATCATGAAAGACAAAAAAGAAGAAGACCTCATTTTCACGATAAACATTAAGTTTATTTATAATATGACATGCTTATGTCTTATTGGATGATGTACAATCAAGTATAAGATTAAGGATTTAAATGGAGGTTAATAAAATGCCGAAAGAAATAGATGCGAAGATGCTGCTCTCTACAAGTAAAAATCCTAGCAGTTGGTTTGGTACTAATTATACCTTCAATACTTATAGAGGTTGTGAACATCATTGTATATATTGCGACTCAAGAAGTTTATGCTACAGAATAGATAACTTTGATGAGCTAATAGTCAAAAGAAATGCTGTAGAACTTTTAAATAAGGAACTTAAAAATAAAAGAAAAAAAGGGGTAATCGGCACTGGTGCTATGAGTGATCCTTATACTAGATCAGAAAAACACTATCAGTTAACCCGTGGATGTCTTGAAGCAATTGCGCAATATAGATTTCCAATTCACATTACAACCAAAAGTAATCTTATACTCAGAGATATAGATATTCTTCAAGAAATAAATAAGATTTATGCTTCAGTAGCTATAACTATAACAACTACTGATGATAAACTTGCAAAGATAGTGGAACCTGGTGCTTCTTCTTCTACAGACCGACTTAAGGCACTGGGAATTCTATCTGAGCTTGGAATTCACACAAGTATTACAATGATGCCTATTTTACCTTTTCTTGAAGATACCGAGGAAAACATTTTAGACATAGTAAATAAAGCGAATTACTACGGAGTTAAAAACATTGTTCCTTGGCTTGGAATGTCACTTAGAGACAGGCAGCGAGATTACTATTATAAAAAACTAGATAAACATTTCCCAGGAATTCGTGAAAAATATGAGAAAAGTTATGGCGATATATATAGCTGTTCTACTAAAAATATGAAAAAGTTAAGTTATGCTCTATCAAATGCATGCAGTAAGTATGGCATAAGCCTTAAGATGCCTACTTATCAAAGCGAGGTAACTGCTGTGCAGCTGAGCTTTTTTAATAACAAATAAAAAAACACTAGAATTAAAAGATGCTATTCTTGGAATTTTTGTAGTTTATCTTTTAATTCTAGTGTTTAATCTATTTATCTACATTAATATCAGTCGAAAGTATCACTTTAGTCTGGTCGGCAGTTTTTATAACTAAATTAAATTTATCTGTCTTCGTCAAAGGAGGATAATAGAGTTTAAAATCCTTGTTTAGTTCCATTTCTCCAGAAATTTGTCCAACTTTATCACCATTACTATTTGAAAGAACTGAATAAATATCAATATTGCTTCCCTTCATGTTCCCTTCCAGAATCGTATACGTTCCCGTAATCTTTACATTTGTTATAGAGAGTGTTATTTTACCATCATCATAAACTCCACTTGCTTTATAACTTTCAATGGAACTAGGATTAATATCCAAGTCAAAATTCCAACTTCCATTAATATTATTTATACTACCTATATTAAGCTTAGCAGTTGTCTTTTTAGAAGGAGAGCCCTTGAACTCAATTGCAGTTTCAAAACTATATTGCCCTTTCTTAGTTATACCTTGACCATACTGAGATATTTCGTATTTTTTTCCGTCACCATCTACTAGAGATACCTTAGCCAATTTAAAATCTTCGAAATTAACATTTTTACTATCAAATCTTATGCTTAACACGGTTCTAATTCCATCTGATACAACACCTTTTAAGGTTACTTTCACTCCACTTTTTTCACAGATCTTTTCAACAGAACTAACCTTACCATCAGCCTCTGCTTTGATTACTCCTTTATCTACAAATGAACTATTAAAAATACTTCCAGCTGGTTCTGATTTAACTCCCCCTTCATCTGCAAAAACACTTCCAGCGGGCTTAGATAAAGCTATTAATGATCCAATTACAATAATTATTAAGAAAAATGCTGCTATTATTGCAACTTTATGTTTATTGATTATTTTATTTTTATCCATATTACATTCCTCCCTGTAATATTTTCTTATATATAAACTACTTGATATTTATTAGAGAAAACTCTACTTCCTAACTATAGATACTGTACCTTGTAATCTTGTTATATTAAAATTATTAAGGTTTTCTATATAATACTTATACTACCATAGAGATCTATATTGATTTGTCGAACTAAATATAAATAACACATAACTTTTCGACATCATTAATCTTTAAAATTAATTATCGTTCAATATTTTTATTAATTAGCTCCATAAATACTTTTGGAGCTACTACTCTAACTCTTGGATTTTTCTCAAGCATACTTATAACATTTTTGACATCATTTAAATCCTTACTCCAAACATGAACATATACAAATGTATATGCTTCGGCTTTTTTTACATCTGTCTGTCCTTGCTCTATTCTAAAATTAATAGTTTTAGCAAGCTGTTCTTCATCTTCTAATCCACTCCACAGCAAATCTCTACAGGATACTATTGGCTTACCATTAGACCAAACTATTTCTCCTTTATAGTTATCATGTTTGTGGTAGTCCAAATAAAACAATCCCTTTATATTAGCTTTGCTTGTAAATTGACCCCAAAGCTCAGCATCATGAAAGCTTGAATCATCAATTACTGCTAAGTATCTTTCATCAGTTTGTTTCATATAATCATTCAATCGACTTATATATGGTGAAAGTTTTTCTTTATCAAACTTACTTGGATATATATAACCACTACCTGAAGGAGGTACTATAAAATAATCACTATACTTTCCTTTAGATGCACTTTCGTAATATCTATTAAAAACTGTTGGAGCTAAATAATACATAGATGGAGTTATTCCCCAACCTAAATTAAAATCTCCTCTATAACTTGATCCATACCACTTCTTCGAGCTGTAGTTTGTACCAAGATTCCATTGCTGATTATCTCCATCGGACATAATAAAAGTTACATAATGCACATTCTCTTCATTAGGTATATCTTTAGGTATGTATCCTTGTTTAATAGGTGTTGTGTCAAATGCACTTAAAACTGTAAGATTATAAGACCAATCAGCAGCTACCATACTTACACCATGTTTTGATGAAGTACTTACATTAGTAAATTCATCAGATCCCCACCCCATGCACACACTGCTTCCATCCATTGATGAGAATATCTTATCTCTAAGAGAAGTGTTTTTCATATCATTTTCGTAAAATACTAGAGCTTTACTCATAATTGCATAGTCTCTAAGTGGAGAACTTTTATTAGGTTCTAATTGTATTACAATAGAATGGTTTAGTCCTTTGTTCCATAAGTTTTCGTATGCCCAACTTTCTTCTGTATTTCTACAGTCTCCTATTATTTTCGTTATGCCATGAAGCTTTACTTTATATTCAATGCTAGTATCTACTGCTATTGAATTTTTCAAAGAACAAAGAGAACAAGCATTATTTATTGACGGATTATTTCTTTCATCATACAGAACATATCCGTCTACATAATCTTTAAAACTATAAACTAACTCCCACGGATCTGAAACATTTTTATAAGTCACTCCATAATTCTTCTTTAAATCCTCTAACCATATTTGATAATCTGGTTGATTAGAATTTAGTGTATATATCTGATGATAGGATTTATTATTGACTACTCCTTGAAGTGTAGCTATTAATGTTTTTTCACTTTCACTCATAGTATCTTCTGAAATGACATATAGAAAAGTTGGTCTTATCTTATTTTTTATATACATGGAAAAAGGACTATTACTTGCGGTAATAGTCTTCTTCCACTCAATCCAGCTAGTATTAAAATTATCTTTATTTTCATTACAATACTTATAGAAATTTTGTAAGAAACTAATTCTTTCATTGTTATAGAATGATTTAATTTCTTGTTCATTAAATCCAGCTAGTGCTAGTTGTCTCTTTATAATATTATCAAAAGTAACCTGCTTAGAATTTTTAACCATATCATACATTATCATAAATGTAGTAGTTCTTCCTATTCCCTCTTTGCAGTGAAAGTGTAGCCATGTATTTTTAGACTGTTTTTTAACTATCTGCATAAAATAATCAACCATTTCATCTGTAGGTATCTTTCCATCAGTAACAGGAATACGTATATATCCAAGTTTATTTTCCTTAACTAACTGTTCTTCATCCTGAACTTTAGTCGGAGTTATTGTCTCATTTGGATGATTTGCAAGGATGATAGGAACATTCAACTTAATGCTTTTAAGCTTACTCTGTTCATCAGCCAATACTTGTTCTTTTGTTAGTCCTATGTTAGCATCATTTTTCTCATTCTTCCAACTTACTGGAATGTTATTTATAAATCCATGAGCTTCTTGTCTCAAGTCTATTACTGTTATAGGCATCTTAGTATTTATACTATTTATTACAAGTGGTAGATTAAAACCTGAGAACTGCTGAGTTCCAGATATATTTAAATCATTTAACCCCTTTAAATCTAGGGTTTTATCTTTCTCAACATTGCCTAAATCAGAAGACTTTCTAAAATTTTTAGGCATGCCTTCATAATTTGATGTATCCATAACTAAAGACACAACACTGTTATCAACATTGGTTCTAGCTAAGCTTACAAACTTATTCTTATCACGCATTGTGCAGGAACAAAACACACTTAATATTATTATTACTAGAAAGCTAACCATATATTTTTTTAAACTTCTTGCCAATCTCATCACCTCACAACTTAATAGCGTTTATTAAACATATAAGACCAACATTACTATATTTATAAATATAGTTTCCTTATATACTCTCTGCTATTAAAGCTATATTTATGATATTTACATACTGGCTTTAATTGATTAATTTACCAAAACATTATAAATAAA
Proteins encoded in this region:
- a CDS encoding GxGYxYP domain-containing protein, which codes for MRLARSLKKYMVSFLVIIILSVFCSCTMRDKNKFVSLARTNVDNSVVSLVMDTSNYEGMPKNFRKSSDLGNVEKDKTLDLKGLNDLNISGTQQFSGFNLPLVINSINTKMPITVIDLRQEAHGFINNIPVSWKNEKNDANIGLTKEQVLADEQSKLKSIKLNVPIILANHPNETITPTKVQDEEQLVKENKLGYIRIPVTDGKIPTDEMVDYFMQIVKKQSKNTWLHFHCKEGIGRTTTFMIMYDMVKNSKQVTFDNIIKRQLALAGFNEQEIKSFYNNERISFLQNFYKYCNENKDNFNTSWIEWKKTITASNSPFSMYIKNKIRPTFLYVISEDTMSESEKTLIATLQGVVNNKSYHQIYTLNSNQPDYQIWLEDLKKNYGVTYKNVSDPWELVYSFKDYVDGYVLYDERNNPSINNACSLCSLKNSIAVDTSIEYKVKLHGITKIIGDCRNTEESWAYENLWNKGLNHSIVIQLEPNKSSPLRDYAIMSKALVFYENDMKNTSLRDKIFSSMDGSSVCMGWGSDEFTNVSTSSKHGVSMVAADWSYNLTVLSAFDTTPIKQGYIPKDIPNEENVHYVTFIMSDGDNQQWNLGTNYSSKKWYGSSYRGDFNLGWGITPSMYYLAPTVFNRYYESASKGKYSDYFIVPPSGSGYIYPSKFDKEKLSPYISRLNDYMKQTDERYLAVIDDSSFHDAELWGQFTSKANIKGLFYLDYHKHDNYKGEIVWSNGKPIVSCRDLLWSGLEDEEQLAKTINFRIEQGQTDVKKAEAYTFVYVHVWSKDLNDVKNVISMLEKNPRVRVVAPKVFMELINKNIER
- a CDS encoding SPL family radical SAM protein, with translation MPKEIDAKMLLSTSKNPSSWFGTNYTFNTYRGCEHHCIYCDSRSLCYRIDNFDELIVKRNAVELLNKELKNKRKKGVIGTGAMSDPYTRSEKHYQLTRGCLEAIAQYRFPIHITTKSNLILRDIDILQEINKIYASVAITITTTDDKLAKIVEPGASSSTDRLKALGILSELGIHTSITMMPILPFLEDTEENILDIVNKANYYGVKNIVPWLGMSLRDRQRDYYYKKLDKHFPGIREKYEKSYGDIYSCSTKNMKKLSYALSNACSKYGISLKMPTYQSEVTAVQLSFFNNK
- a CDS encoding DUF4179 domain-containing protein is translated as MDKNKIINKHKVAIIAAFFLIIIVIGSLIALSKPAGSVFADEGGVKSEPAGSIFNSSFVDKGVIKAEADGKVSSVEKICEKSGVKVTLKGVVSDGIRTVLSIRFDSKNVNFEDFKLAKVSLVDGDGKKYEISQYGQGITKKGQYSFETAIEFKGSPSKKTTAKLNIGSINNINGSWNFDLDINPSSIESYKASGVYDDGKITLSITNVKITGTYTILEGNMKGSNIDIYSVLSNSNGDKVGQISGEMELNKDFKLYYPPLTKTDKFNLVIKTADQTKVILSTDINVDK